A genome region from Ignavibacteria bacterium includes the following:
- a CDS encoding prolyl oligopeptidase family serine peptidase: MKTSRQQIKHLSKLVKTRVSTDYLLYLPQDYGKDEKKWPLVLFLHGAGERGSDINIVKRHGPPKLVEQGKDFPFILVSPQCPEDQMWSIGTLDSLINEIQDKYEIDPARLYVTGLSMGGYATWKMAETYPDRFAAIAPICGWGNVSTVCSLKHLPIWTFHGKKDRSVPFDKSEELVNALKKCGGNIQFTVYPDAGHDSWTETYNNPKLYEWMLKQTNNHYD; this comes from the coding sequence ATGAAAACTTCCCGCCAGCAGATCAAGCATTTATCAAAATTAGTCAAGACCAGGGTTTCAACCGATTACCTTCTTTATCTACCGCAGGATTACGGCAAAGATGAAAAGAAGTGGCCTTTAGTACTTTTCCTGCATGGGGCAGGTGAAAGGGGTTCTGATATAAATATTGTTAAAAGGCACGGGCCCCCGAAACTTGTTGAACAGGGGAAGGACTTTCCTTTTATTCTTGTTTCACCGCAGTGCCCCGAGGACCAGATGTGGTCCATCGGCACGCTTGACTCACTTATAAATGAGATTCAGGATAAATACGAAATTGATCCCGCGAGGCTCTACGTTACGGGCCTCAGCATGGGAGGCTACGCAACGTGGAAAATGGCAGAAACTTATCCCGACAGGTTTGCAGCCATTGCGCCCATATGCGGCTGGGGTAACGTTTCTACGGTCTGCAGCCTGAAGCACCTTCCCATCTGGACATTCCACGGGAAGAAGGACCGCTCGGTACCTTTTGATAAATCCGAAGAACTAGTAAACGCGCTCAAAAAATGCGGAGGAAACATTCAGTTTACCGTATATCCCGATGCCGGGCACGACTCCTGGACCGAGACCTACAACAATCCTAAGCTTTATGAGTGGATGTTAAAACAAACCAATAACCATTATGACTGA